A window of Hyperolius riggenbachi isolate aHypRig1 chromosome 1, aHypRig1.pri, whole genome shotgun sequence contains these coding sequences:
- the LOC137546948 gene encoding uncharacterized protein, translating into MATRRFINVEDLIMAVQEYPELYDKSHEKHSDLPHCKLLWERITKQFVDEYDRLAARKQSKEVEKIKTKWRSIRDSFIKELKAEKADQRSGSGASRRTPYCHTPLLRFLRPLVQDRGTEDNFEAILDDSNDGPALSILDESPDTSMDTLTTVNLDDIADDELPSVSAASSAQPESPGEGPPTQRPNTAESLRKQASARVSAARGQARSANVQMAGAVSSLVGMMKNQESIVSRSLQDKSGSTISHQYQQHIDTLRTQLAESNEMLRKERQLFQEQLHNLGQQHRQQIDLLMHHQSSSLYHSVMSLLPLMEQVPRHRLIHCQCSLLDAVKNHLDYSAPPTRPPSAWQPSPTQPYHGPSPNQSYQGYQPPHSFPITSAEETTTYTQLSQGSTASTHTSASSQPSSGKYPFFPENDNKF; encoded by the exons ATGGCCACCAGGAGGTTTATCAACGTGGAGGACCTCATAATGGCTGTCCAAGAGTACCCAGAGCTCTACGACAAGAGCCATGAGAAGCACAGCGACCTTCCACACTGCAAGCTGTTATGGGAGCGCATCACCAAGCAGTTTGTGGACGAGTATGACCGGCTTGCAGCCAGGAAGCAGAGCAAAGAAG ttgaaAAGATAAAGACAAAATGGCGAAGTATACGTGACAGCTTCATTAAAGAACTAAAGGCGGAAAAAGCAGACCAAAGAAGTGGGAGTGGTGCATCGCGAAGGACCCCATATTGCCACACACCTCTACTGCGATTCCTTAGACCTCTCGTTCAAGATAGAGG cacTGAAGATAACTTTGAGGCCATTTTAGATGATTCAAATGATGGACCAGCACTGTCAATTTTGGATGAGTCACCTGACACATCGATGGACACCCTGACCACTGTCAATCTGGATGACATTGCCGACGATGAACTGCCAAGTGTTTCAGCTGCCTCATCTGCACAACCTGAATCACCTGGTGAGGGACCACCCACCCAGCGTCCAAACACGGCTGAGTCATTGCGTAAGCAAGCAAGTGCTCGGGTTTCAGCTGCTCGCGGTCAGGCCAGATCGGCCAATGTGCAGATGGCTGGAGCAGTGTCAAGCCTTGTTGGGATGATGAAAAACCAGGAATCCATAGTGTCCCGAAGTTTGCAGGACAAATCAGGTAGCACTATTTCCCATCAATACCAGCAACACATAGACACTCTGAGAACTCAGTTGGCCGAATCCAATGAGATGCTGCGCAAAGAAAGGCAGCTTTTTCAGGAGCAGCTACACAATTTGGGTCAACAACATCGCCAACAGATAGACCTTTTGATGCATCACCAAAGCAGCAGCCTTTATCACTCGGTGATGTCACTATTGCCTTTAATGGAACAAGTGCCACGGCACAGGTTAATACATTGTCAATGCAGTTTGCTTGATGCGGTGAAAAACCACTTAGATTACTCTGCACCACCCACTAGGCCACCCTCTGCATGGCAACCATCTCCCACTCAGCCATACCACGGTCCATCTCCAAATCAGTCATACCAGGGTTACCAGCCACCACATTCTTTTCCTATCACCTCTGCAGAGGAAACTACCACGTATACCCAGCTATCACAAGGTAGTACCGCAAGCACTCATACTTCTGCTTCCTCCCAGCCCAGTAGTGGCAAATACCCTTTTTTCCCCGAGAATGATAATAAATTTTAA